The window GAGGCCCTTCTCTTCGCCGACCGCGTCGAGGTCCCCGGCTTCGCGGGGCAGGCTCCGATGGTGTTCGCGTACGAAGGCCTCGAGCTCTCCCTCCGACAGAGCCGCGAGAGGCGCTCGATCTACGGCGACTGGGAGGTCGAGCGGCTGACCCTCGACGGCCCCGAGGACGAGCGCGTGCTGACCTCGCGCATGTTCGAGGTGCCCGGCGACCTCGGACGCCTCGCGGCGGATCTCCAGGCGCTGCGCCGCGGTCTCCCGCTCCCGGAGCACGTCGACGCGGACCCGGCCTCGGCTCGGCGAGACGCGCTCGACGACCAGCTCGACGCCGAGCTGGCGGACTGACCGGGCACCGCGCCATGACAGTCCATATACCTAACCGGCAGTCATCTTCAGAGCGGCTTCCCCCGCGCTTTGTCGCGCTTCCGATGGCAGTCCTGTTGATCGTCGCTTCCTGTGGAGCGCCTGTCAGCCATTCGACAGGAGAGCCCACGCCCGCGCCCGCCACAGGCGGAATCGAACGGTCACAACAGGTCGCTATCCGAGCACCAAGTGTGTGTAGCGATCTACTGGGGGTCTATTGGCGTTCTGACGTTGTCGACGTCGCTGACGAACATGCGGTGGTCCGAGACACGGTGCGGAGCTGCCTGTTCCTGTACTGCAATGATGGTGAACTCCGCGCCTATCTCCAGGCGACTGGGCCCAACATGAATCGGTGCTATGCCCATGCCGACCATGCATCCGCCGATGGGGAGGCATTGGAAATGTGGTGGGATTGGGATGGCGGAGACTGTCGCATTCGCGCGTCACTATCGCCGGACTCTATCCGAATACATCTGACGGACCCTCCGTTATGTGCTGAGACTATATGCGGTTCCGACTCGCCCGGCATCAGTGGCCTGACGTTCGATCGTTCTACACGCGTGGCGCTTCAGGCTTTCGACAATCAACTGGTTCAGTGTCCGGATGTTCCGAGCGCTTTTCGGTAGCTCCCGCGCTCCGCGCTCTCCGTCCCGGGTGCCCCCCTCGCGGCGGAGGACGCTCGTTCGCCCTGCTGTCGTTCATCCCGCGCGAGGCGCAGTCAGCCCCAGGTGCGCTCCTCGCGCGAGGCGCGATCAGCCCCTCTCCCGCGAGGCGCAATCAACCCCATGTGCTCCCGCCCCGCGAGCGCTCAGGGGTACCATGTCTACTTGCGACGGGACTTTGAGCCTCCACAGCAGGTGTCTCGAGTGCTGAGGAGAGCGCTTGATAGCCCTGTCCAAGCCGAACCGGATGCCGAGTAGGATGTGTCTCAGCGCAGGAGATCGCGGACCGACCGGAGGGAGGTCTGCTGCCATACTGGTTGTCTGCTGCCTATCTATGCTACTGGCACATTGCGTGCCCACTGGGGCCGTTCAGGACAGTTCATCATCCGCCGCGTGCAATCGCTTCGATGTATACGAAAGAACCTCAAGTGGACCGTGGCCTGGGTTTCGTCTCGTGGTTTTGGGCTGCAACGAGTTGTACTTCGTCCGCCGCCCGCGCAAGCAGCCCCATGTGCTCCTCGGCCGCCGCCCCCGCCGCCGCGCCCACGGGGACGGATCAGCGAATTTGCGGCGCGTGCCCTCCACCTCCCGCCCTCATGAACCAGCCCCGTGGGCTTCCTGCCAACTCATGCTCCACCGAGAGCGGATTTGTCCCAGACACCCCGCCCGACGGACGCACCGATGCGCGGCTCGAGCCGTCATCGAGCCGCGCGGAGCCTACTTGTCGCCGGGTTCGTCCGGGGGCCGGTCCGGCTCATGGGCGTGCTCGGTCTCGTTCGGGTCGGCGTCCTCGACGCGAGCTCGCTCGCCCCGTCCGCGCAGCGGCACCAGCTTCTCGGCCGGCTGCTCCTCGCTGACCTCGACCTGGACCTTCCGCGCGTCTCGCTGTCCCGTCGAGTCAGCCGCGCCCTCGCGGACGCGCTCCGCGAGAGAGTCCTCCGTATCCACGGCGGTGGACAGGCTCCGCAGCGACGCGCTGATCGCGCGAAGCTCCTCGTCCGACACCCGCTCCGGCATGTCCTCGAACGTGTCGTCCGCCGCGAGCACGCAATCGCCATCGGGCTCTTCTACGTCCAGCCCGTAGCACGCGGAAACCAGGTAAGAGCCGGCCGGGAACACCACGTCCCGGTCTCCCGCCCGCAGCTTCTCCAGCGCCTCGCGATGCCGGCCGCGGAAGCCGCGCGTCTCCTTCGCGCAGTGCACCTCGAGCGCGGTGTCGTCGACCACGCGGAAGCTCGGGATCACACCCCGACGACGTTTCCGCGGAGACGCCGGCTCGGCCCAAGGGTGCTGCGCGGTCAGCCGCTCCGCCCCGAGCACGGGGTAGCTCCGCTCCTCGCGATACGCGCGCTCGGCTCCGCGTCGCGCTTGCTCCAGGTGCACGACCGCACGCTGCGTCCCCATCTCTCCCGCCAGCCGCGGCGTCGTCCCGAGCTTCAGGGCTTCGACGTCCGGGTTCGTGTCGGGATCGAAGTGCAGGTCCGGCCTCCGGAGCTCGATCGCGTGGCCCTTCAGCATCCACGGGTCCGTCGTGAAGCCCGGGTACTCGGCCACCTTCTCCACAAGACCGTCCTTGACCGGCTGGATGTCCTCGTAGTGAAGATAGACGAGCTGCGCCGCCGCGTTCACGAGCCGCATCTGGTGGGTCCGCGTGAAGACGTTCTCCGGCGCCTCGAATCCGTGCGCCTCCAGGTACGCCTTGATGAACTTCGACGCCTCCCCCACGAACAGCCGCTTGAAGATGGGCAGGTTCCTGCGCGTCGCCGTCACTACGTTGTGCATGTGGTTCGGCACGATCGAGACGTGGTTCACCAGCACGCCCGTCTTCCGCGCCGCCCGCGCCATCGCGTAGCCGATCCCCTCGTGCAGCAGCGGCGTGTGCGGCGTCAGCAGCAGCTTTCGGAACACGCACCGCGTCGTGAGCGCATAGGTCCCCCGCGCCTGCATCAGCGGCGCCGTCATCGCTCTCTCCCACCGACGGGCACGCCGGCGAGACGAGCAAGCCCCGATCCGGATCACCCCGCATGTGATTCCGCGGACTTACGGCGACGGATCGGCGGGGGTGGCGGGCCGAGGGGTGGCGGACGCCGGCGGCGAGGGGCTCCGAGGAGTGTCTGAGCGCGAGACGAGCCGGCGCACCGGCCTGAAGGCTCCCGCTGATCCTCGAGGTGACCTGGGCCCCTCGAGAGTCTGGCTCAGCGCGGCGGCGCCTGGCTGCGAGCCTGCTCCAGCAGATCCCCGTGACGCGCGCCGACACGGAGCGAGGGGGAGGGCAGGCTCATCATCTTCCCGTCGTCGTGGCAGCGACGACAGGGCAAGGCCTGCAGCATGGCCGGCGGCTCGAAGGTCGCGAGGAACCCGTTCGCGCCGAGCCCGGGCACGCGATGGGCCATCGTCGCCTCCACGAGCGCGGGCCCTCCGCAGCGCAGCGCCCTGCGGTCCAGCTCGAACAGCCGCGCTCCGACGAGCTCGTCGCCGGCGAGCTCGAGCATCTCCAGGTCGCCGAACACCTCGGTGCGGACGAGGCGCCCACGGCGATCGATGGCGACCAGCTGGCTGAAGAGGGCGCGCTCACGGCCCTCGGCCCGCAAGGCGATCCGGAACACGCGTCGCAGCCCGAAGAGGCGCTCGTGCTGGAGCGTCGGCATCTCCGACTCCAGCTCTCGCCAGCCCTCGCCGAGGGGCGGCGGCAGCGCGCGCGGGGGCGCGTCGGGCACGTCCGGTGCCAGGCGCCGCACGACGCGCTCGGCGGCTGTCAGCAGCGCGCGCCTCCGGGTCGACGCCAGAGGCATCGCTTCGACGCGTTGCCAGAGCCCCCAGACGTCGTTCTGCAGCGCGATCCGGCTGGCGGTCGGGAACGTCGGCTCGGTCTGGCCCGCGTCCCTCAGCGCATGGAGCAGTCGTCGCCCCTCGGCCGTCTCCACCCAGTCGGTGTCGGTGCGGAAGAGGCTCGGGTCGGCCGCGAGCGAGTCGTAGGTCACCTGGCCGTAGAGCCCGGCGCCGCAGGCGTCCTCGCGCGGCTGGACGCGCGCCTCGTCGCAGCCCGAGAGGCTGGAGCAGGCGAGCAGCCATGACAGCCACCGCAACGGGACCGTGCGCGTCATCGGAGCTTCAGGATGCGGAACGCGCTCCAGAGCACCACGAGCGCGATGCCGGCGCCGACGACGAGGTCGGGCCACGGCGACGCGGTCCACGCCACGAGCCCGCCCGCGACGATCACGCCCAGGTTCGCGAGCGCGTCGCTCGTGGTGAAGATCCAGCTGGCGCGCATGTGCGCCCGGCCGTCGCGGTGGCGCCGGAGCAACCACACGCAGAGCAGGTTCGCGGCCAGGGCCGCGGCCGCGGTGGCCATCATCAGCGTGGACGCGGGCTCGCTCCCCTGCACCGCGCGCCGCCCCACCTCGACGAGCATGCCCGTGGCGAGCGTGAGCTGGAGCAGGCCGCTCAGGCGGGCCGACCGTCGCTGCGCGTCGGCGCCGCGGCTCACCACGTAGAGGCTGATGGCGTAGACGGAGGCGTCGGCGAGCATGTCGAGCGAGTCGGCGAGCAGCCCCGTCGACTGCGCGACCCAGCCCAGCGCGAGCTCCACGACGAACATCACCGCGTTGATCACGAGCACCTGCGTCAGAACGCGCCGCTCGCCCGCGTGCGATCGGGTGTCCTCGTCAGGCTGCTCAGTCCGCTCCGTCTGCTCCGCGGCGACGAGCTCCGCGCCGAAGCCGAGCGTGGCCACCGCCTCCACCACACCTTCGTCGTTCTGGTGGGTGATGGTGACCTCACGCGTCTGCAGGTCGCACGCGATGGTCTCGACCTTCGGGCGCGCCTGGAGCGTCGCGCGCACCAACGCCTCCTCGGCCGTGCAGTCCATGCCGGGCACCCGGATCACGGTGCGCCAGGAGACGGCGTCGCGCGTCGGCGCGCTCACGTCCCGAAGTGCTCCTCGAAGACGTCCTCCCGCCCCGCCTCGCGCGCGGCGGCCTCCGCGCGCTCGCGCACCTCGGGCTCGAAGCGGCGGATGGCGAGCGCCTCGATGGCCTTGGTCGCGTCGCCGCGCGACGCCTCGAAGAAGGTCAGCAGCACCCGCAGCGCCGGCTCGCTCTTGTGCAGCGCGAGCGCGGTGAAGTAGATGGCGCGATCGCTCCCGAGCACGACCTCGTTCATCGCCTCCAGCAGGGCGTCGAGGGCCTCGGGCAGACGCGACTCTCCGAGCGCGACGACGGCGAGCTCCCGCAGGGTGGCGTCGGGCGAGCGCAGCAGGGCGCTCACCGCGGGCACGCCGACGTCGGGCGCGAGGGTGATCAGCGCGCCCATCGCCTCGGAGGTCACGAGCGGGTCCTCGTCGCCGTGGCGGAGCGCGAGGTGCGCGAGGCCCGCGCCCATGCGGTCTCCGTGGCTGGCCAGAGCCCGGAGCGCAGCGCGCCGCACCACCGCGAGCGGATCGCCCAGGAGCTCCCCCGCGAGGAGCGGGAGGTCCAGGTAGTCGCCGCGCCCGAGCGCGAGCACCGCGCGGCTCCGCACCGCGCCCGCGGTGTCGGTGGGCGGCCCCCAGGACGCCTCGAGCTGCACGCAGCGCGCGGCCGCGAGGAAGCTCTCCCTCCGCGGGGCGTCGGTCGCGTCGAGCGCCTCCACCAGGGCCAGCTTCGCGTGGCAGCCCGGGTCGCCCTTCGCCCCGGCCTCGAGGAACCGCGCCAGCGCGTCGGCGAGCTCCGCCGTGAGCCCCTCGAGCCGCTCCTCCTTCACCACGCTCGCCGCCCGCGCGGCCAGGAACGACTCCCCCTTCGCCAGCGCCGCCGTGATCGCGGCCCGCGCCTCCGCCGACTCCGGCTCCCGCAGCGCCGCCTCGAGCGCCTCGAGCTTCCGCTCCAGCGTGTCCTTCTTCTTGCGAGCGCGCGCCACGGAGCGAGGGTAGCAACGTCGCCCGGTGCGGTGCCGGCCGCAACAGTCCGTTGAAGAACCTCGCTCCTCGTCTCTCGGGCGGGACGACCCGTCTCTCGGCCCGTGTCTCCTCGAAAATGCTGAAGCCGACGAGACTCGATGAGCTCGAAGCCGCCCTCCGTCGCGGTCGAGGTGGTCACCCCGACGTCACGCGATCAGCGACGTGACAGAGTCGAGAAGCTGGGTGAGCACGCGGCGTTCGGCGTCAGCTGGTACTGGCTCCTCGATCCGGAGCTGCGCACGCTGGAGATCCTCGAGCTCGACGCTCTGGGGCGGTACGCGCACGTGGTGGGGCGGAGCGCGGGCCAGATCGCTCCCGTCCCGGGGTGTGAGGGCCTCGTCGTCGACCTGGACGCGCT is drawn from Sandaracinaceae bacterium and contains these coding sequences:
- a CDS encoding cation transporter, which translates into the protein MSAPTRDAVSWRTVIRVPGMDCTAEEALVRATLQARPKVETIACDLQTREVTITHQNDEGVVEAVATLGFGAELVAAEQTERTEQPDEDTRSHAGERRVLTQVLVINAVMFVVELALGWVAQSTGLLADSLDMLADASVYAISLYVVSRGADAQRRSARLSGLLQLTLATGMLVEVGRRAVQGSEPASTLMMATAAAALAANLLCVWLLRRHRDGRAHMRASWIFTTSDALANLGVIVAGGLVAWTASPWPDLVVGAGIALVVLWSAFRILKLR
- a CDS encoding HEAT repeat domain-containing protein; amino-acid sequence: MARARKKKDTLERKLEALEAALREPESAEARAAITAALAKGESFLAARAASVVKEERLEGLTAELADALARFLEAGAKGDPGCHAKLALVEALDATDAPRRESFLAAARCVQLEASWGPPTDTAGAVRSRAVLALGRGDYLDLPLLAGELLGDPLAVVRRAALRALASHGDRMGAGLAHLALRHGDEDPLVTSEAMGALITLAPDVGVPAVSALLRSPDATLRELAVVALGESRLPEALDALLEAMNEVVLGSDRAIYFTALALHKSEPALRVLLTFFEASRGDATKAIEALAIRRFEPEVRERAEAAAREAGREDVFEEHFGT
- a CDS encoding Uma2 family endonuclease; this translates as MSSKPPSVAVEVVTPTSRDQRRDRVEKLGEHAAFGVSWYWLLDPELRTLEILELDALGRYAHVVGRSAGQIAPVPGCEGLVVDLDALWARHDALPSDDVSPGREG